GTCGAGGGCTCGCTCAAGCGGCTGCAAACCGATGTGATCGACCTTTATCAGCTGCATTGGCCGGCACGCGGCAGCTATAGCTTTCGACAGAATTGGCGCTACGATCCTTCGGGTCAGAGCCGCGCGAGCAATCTCGATCATTTCGAGGATGTGTTGCGCGCGATGGAGGATCTTGTGCGTGCCGGAAAGATCCGCCAGTTCGGCCTGTCCAACGAGACCGCCTGGGGCACAATCCGCTGGATCGATATGGCCGAGCGGCTCGGAGCGCCGCGGGTGGTATCGGTGCAGAACGAATATTCGCTGCTGCAACGGCTATACGATACCGATATGGCCGAGGTTGCGGTCAATGAAGATGTCACACTTCTGTCTTACTCTCCGCTCGCTGCGGGGCTGCTGACCGGGAAATATCAGGATGACGCGGTGCCCGAGGGCAGCCGGGTTGCGGTCGATCTGGCGCATGGCGGCGGCGGCATTCTGGGCGGACGCAAGACAGAACGCGCGCATGGCGCTGTCGCGGCCTATCTGAAGCTGGCCGAAGAGCATGGCATCGACCCGGTGCATATGGCGCTTGCGTGGCAGCGCACCCGGCCTTTCCCGGTGATCCCGATCCTCGGTGCGACGTCGATCGATCAGTTGAAGCATCAGCTCACAGGGCTTGAGACGACGCTCAGTGACGAGCTGAAAACAGCGATAGATGACGTGCACCGCGCATGGCCGATGCCCTATTGACGCTGACCGGCGGCGTCGCTTTGAGCGACGCGCTCGCCCGCGCCGTCGCGACAGAGCTTCGCGCAGGCGATACGCTGCTGCTCGATGGTCCGGTGGGTGCGGGCAAATCGCATTTTGCGCGGGGTCTTATCCGCGCCCGGCTGCGCAACTCCCATGAAGATGTGCCAAGCCCGACCTTCACACTGGTGCAAAGCTACGATGCCGATCCGCCGATCTGGCACGCAGATCTGTATCGGCTCGGCGACCCGCAAGAGATCGACGAGCTTGGCCTGACCGATGCCGCTGACGATTCCATCCTGCTGGTCGAATGGCCGGATCGGGCCGGAGACTGGCCGGACACATTGCGGCTGAGCTTTGCGCATCTTGACGACCCCGATCAACGCCAGGTCACGCTTCACGGCGACACCGCGCGATGGCATCGGGTTCGGCGCGCTGCTGAGCGGGCCGCCTTCGTCAACGATGCAGGCTGGGCGGATGCGGATGTCGCGTTTCTGGCTGGGGATGCCTCGGCACGGCGCTATTTCCGCTTGAACCGTGATGGCGGCTCTGCGGTGCTGATGGACACCGATGCGGCGACGCTGACGCCCTATCTCGCGATGACCGCATGGCTCGCGGAACGTGGATTTACGGTGCCGCGCGTCTATGCGGCGGATCGTCCAGCCGGTCTGGCCCTGATCGAGGATTTTGGAGACGCGCAGGTGGCACGGATCATCGATGCCGAGCCGGCGCGCATCGCTCCGCTTTACGAGCGGATCGCAGAGATGCTGGCCCGGCTTGCGTCTTATCCGCCCGCGCCGGGGATCATGGCTCTGGATGGTCCGCGCATGGCCGAGCAGGTCGGCATTTTTGCGCAGCATTACCCCCCAGCGATCGGTGCGGATGCCGATGCCCGTGCTGCCGCGGCGCAGATCGCACCGACCATCGCCGCGCTTCACGCAGAGCTTTGCGCTGGCGCTGCACCTGTCACCAGCCTGCGCGATTTTCACGCCGAGAACATCATTCTGACGCCGGATGACCGGCTTGGCCTTCTGGATTTTCAGGACGCGGTGGCGACGCATCCGGCCTATGATCTGGTTTCGGCCCTGCATGACGCGCGCCGCGCCATCCCGCGCGATGTCGAAGATTCTGCAA
This genomic window from Paracoccus sediminicola contains:
- a CDS encoding aldo/keto reductase — encoded protein: MKRETLGRSDLEVSAFSLGTMTFGNQTAEDDAHAQIEAALEAGITFLDCAEMYPVNPVRAETAGRSEEYIGSWLAGSGRRHEVEIATKASGEGSAVRDGEGFSGKNLSRIVEGSLKRLQTDVIDLYQLHWPARGSYSFRQNWRYDPSGQSRASNLDHFEDVLRAMEDLVRAGKIRQFGLSNETAWGTIRWIDMAERLGAPRVVSVQNEYSLLQRLYDTDMAEVAVNEDVTLLSYSPLAAGLLTGKYQDDAVPEGSRVAVDLAHGGGGILGGRKTERAHGAVAAYLKLAEEHGIDPVHMALAWQRTRPFPVIPILGATSIDQLKHQLTGLETTLSDELKTAIDDVHRAWPMPY
- the tsaE gene encoding tRNA (adenosine(37)-N6)-threonylcarbamoyltransferase complex ATPase subunit type 1 TsaE, with the protein product MADALLTLTGGVALSDALARAVATELRAGDTLLLDGPVGAGKSHFARGLIRARLRNSHEDVPSPTFTLVQSYDADPPIWHADLYRLGDPQEIDELGLTDAADDSILLVEWPDRAGDWPDTLRLSFAHLDDPDQRQVTLHGDTARWHRVRRAAERAAFVNDAGWADADVAFLAGDASARRYFRLNRDGGSAVLMDTDAATLTPYLAMTAWLAERGFTVPRVYAADRPAGLALIEDFGDAQVARIIDAEPARIAPLYERIAEMLARLASYPPAPGIMALDGPRMAEQVGIFAQHYPPAIGADADARAAAAQIAPTIAALHAELCAGAAPVTSLRDFHAENIILTPDDRLGLLDFQDAVATHPAYDLVSALHDARRAIPRDVEDSAIARFLAVSGMARETFDPAFALLGAQRNLRIMGIFTRLCIRDAKPRYLDFMPHCWSLIQREIGHPALAPLARLVARIPAPTQKNIERIRAQCPR